Genomic DNA from Chelonia mydas isolate rCheMyd1 chromosome 6, rCheMyd1.pri.v2, whole genome shotgun sequence:
AAGATGGATATGGTTATATATTTTCTATGAGGTGGAAGAGCCCAACTGCTGTGTGGATTCATTTCCCTCCCCTTGGGCCTGTTTTTAAAATAGACTTTCCCCTCTACTTAAggtgtctttctctctcttcccccacccccctctatgCTTGGGCATAGAAACTCAGCTCTTCTGAGGGGGAATATCCAACCTATTAAAAGTAATTTGGAATTAAGCAGATTTCAGCACTGAGAGGGCTTAGATGTAGGAGGGCTGTTCTACTGTCTCCCTAAAATCCAGTGATGAGATAGTTAAAAACCTGATGGCAGTGGTGAATGAGCAAGGGCAACAAAGAAGGCTCAGAAGCCATGTCAATGTCTTAAGAGGCCCAGATTTAGCTAGAAGGGTCACCTGTTAAAGGTTTTTTCAAGGAATTAATTCCTCAGGCCAGCAGTTACTTTCACATAAGAAACGATTGCTATTTCTAACTGAGTGTAAAGCCCAATCGGGCCACCCATGTCCCTTAGGTAACTCTAGAAATTCTGCAGAGAAAGAAGCCTGACATGCTTCCCAGCTGCTGCATTTGTCCTGGGCAGTGATGCGTgaaaccaactaaatcatctgtAGCTTCCAACCCAAGGTGACTGGTGATTCTTCTAGAGAGCACCAGGAAAGCTCCTGAGGCAGGAATGTCTTGCTGGCCCCAGTAGCATTTGGTTACCTGTACTGAAAATGCTGGACTTCTTTCAGTATGCACTGAATGCAGCACCTGCAGGAATGCTTTAAACGTTGGAAGCTACTACAGCCATTCTGGGTTTAGTTAATTTAACTCTCATTTTTCTGGCTTCCACAGtatgctctgcctcttcccccaaactgATATACAAGGGCAGGCATATACAGAGTGCACCATACTTTGTATCCATATTGCAGCTTCACAGCCTCTCAACAGGAAGGCCCCACACTGTGTGAAGATATTTATGTAACTTCCCGCTTTACAACATTAAACAGGAATCTACCATTATCAGAATATGACACAGATCTCAAGCATTGATCCTAGGTCCTACTCTCAGACATTAAACACTTAGAAACTGGTAGTTTCATATTGCCAAGCCATTTTACATGAAAAGTGCCCCCAACACTATGGTAATGGGCAGCAGTACCAAACCATGAGGTGACACATAGATATAGCTCTAATACTGTGCAAGGTGTTTGACATGCAAGTATCAAGGTGAGGTCCATGGATccgagtttacaatctaaactctTCTCAAAGGTGAGGTGCTGGATTTTGGTGAAGTACCTAACAAAGCATAGATCAAAGGTTCTCAAACTCTGCGGCAGGCCTCCCAAGGAAGGCAGGAGctgtgtgggttgttttttaaaagagctccgGCTGCTAGctctgggtggctggggctcgggcagcagggccaTGCACACCTAGCAGGAATAAAGGGGACAGCCAGACCCCTACCTGGGTTTGGGCTCTCCATCCCCCAATCCTTCACTGGAAGGAAGCCCAGGCtcaggttcccccccacccctcacctggAGGCGGCGGGGCAATAGTGTCACATCCTGGGTCTGATTTATTTGCCATGTACTACCTGCAAAATGGGGAGAGgagtttgtcattgacttcagtagagccaggatgAGTAGCTAATTCAGGTAAGCCAGACAGCAATCCCTAACAATCTGTTTGTCCAGATTCTCTGGTCTATAGTATAGACGTAGGTGCCTGTCTTGCAACTGGATCCTCAAGCAGATGCTTGAACTACAGTGGGGGTCTATGTGGGAACAAGATTACGCCCACAAAGATCCAACAGCAGGATCACAGCCATAGTCTGATCTTATTTACTGTTCCATTCCATGGGACTACATGGGCATATGTGATTAACTGCATGAGGAAGAACTATTTCTGTTTGAATATTTCCATGGGAGGGTGTTATGTAGCATGCAAATCTACACTTGGAATACATACATATTCCTCAATTATCAATCATATTTTGGTACTCACATTACACAGATAttggtaaaaataaaacagaatattaTTGAAAAACTGAGTATTATTGGCCTATTGTGAATCTTTCTTTGCTCTTGAATTATTGATGCGATAGACTGCAATACTTCTAGTTAATTCTTAGGGGGAAACTGCATAGCAGTATAAGAAAAAGTCTAATCACTATATCTAATTACAAACAGTAAATCACAAAAAAACAGTTCAAagagttttaaatatatttaaatcagAATTAACAGTCAAATATGAATTAGTTATCCTAACAATCTGGCATCTAGATTAGGACTGCACAGATGCAGATTCTATTTGAATGTAGGAGAAATTACAATTTTGAGACTTGCATTTAAATGAGATCCATTCCTTAGCCCTATCCTACATCATCAGACTAGACCTACAGCTAGAGTATGGGTACAATGGCAGAGTCTGATGGTAGAGACATCAGCATCATTCACCATCAAAGAGGAGTGATAGATATTTCTaaatacagttttgaaaattcattATCCATaagtctatttttattttgtgtaatcaCTGAGCAGCTTGAGGTAATCACAGAGGTTTCCAGTATTAGTCAATTCCAAACTTTGGGAAAAGGTAGCAATCGTCTATTCATCAATAAATTCACGTGACTTTTGTGCTTGTGAAAAACAGAAGGATTTGACAGATTTAATCTTCCTCTGCGCCCGGCTTTACCTTACAGAAGAAACCAACAGGAGAAGGCACTTTTCAGTGTCAGCAGCTTTACGGCCATGACAAGAAGTTAGTACTGCCCAAAGGTAAACTCCCAAATAACAGCCTGAGACTGGGAGCTTTCCCAGTGGCAACCGGGTCATTGATCACACTAGATGGTTCATGGACACACAATAACTCTGCCGGAGGAGGGAAGGTTCGAGCCCGCCCCACTCCTTCTCCCAAGGAACCGCTCTTCACAGGGTAACCAGGCAGCGCCGCTGTCCCCGCCGGGAGAAGCAcccctctcttttccaagcaaaCGCAGGGGGCGTGCGCGGCTGCAGCCCCCGGGGAGCTGCTCTGCCCACTCCGGCCTCTGGCTGCTGCGGCCTGCCCTTTATTCCGTGCGTGGCGGCCGGGCACAGGCAGCAGGGGATTAGCGGGGGCCCGCGGGTACAGACCCCAGGCACAGGGCGCTAGGCCCGGAGGGATCGCTCCCTGGCACTGGCCTCGGGTCACAGCGCGGAGGGGCGGCCCGCAAAGGGGTTTAAACCTGGGCGCTGCTCCCTGGGACGGAGGGTTGTTCGCAGAGGCCAGGCCTGCCCCGCGCTGCTGGGGACGCTGCTGACCGCAgctcacccagccctgccccgcctcacGTGCCGCGCCGGGCAGCTGGCTCCTGAACCCCTCCCAACTGGCACCCGACTCCTCACCAGAGGGCTTCGCAGCCCTCCCTCGGCGACAAGCTCCCCGTGCGCCTGCGTactgagccccccctcccccgcgagCTGTTTACTGTTTGGTTTCCAGGGCGCTGTGCAGGGCACAACGCTGTCACGTTCCACTCGCGGCCCGCAGACACGCTACGACGCGACGCCATGACGTAAATGCTTCCGACGCAGCCCATATATGGGAGGTTCTGGCACCTTTCTTGTTCTTCCTCCCCTTCTTTAGCCGGGGGAAGGTTCCAGAACGGAGTGGCGCACGTACTGGGCGCGTGACGCGGCGCCACCACCAGGCCGCACCCCTGAGAATGGAACACCCGTTGTCCTACCCAGCAAGccgctctgcccctccctggccGGAGGATGCCCTCCGCAACGGGGCTTGCCTGTTCCACTGGGAgaacccctgctccccctcccggcGGGGCGCCGGCGGGCTCGCCCCCTGCAGCTCGCGGCCCCGGCGGCCGGCCCCTGCGTGTCGGCAGGCGGCAGAGCTCCGAGCGGCGTGTGCTTGGGCTCGGGACGCCCGCGGCGCTGCGCTCCCCTGCGGCGCGAGCTCGGCGCGCGGAGACGTCCCCGAGCCTTTTTCCGCGGTCCTCGGCGTTGCTGCCCCACAGCCCGGCGTGCGCGTTGCGGAGCAGTGGCGGGCTTTGTGGGGGCGCCGCAGGGGGAGTGGGTGCagtgaacaccccccccccccccaccgcgggTGTGTCTGTGCGGCAGTTAAGcgcctgcggctggcctgtgccagcaggctgggggtaaggggctctttaattgtggtgtagatgcttAGGCTGGAGCCAGAGCTCCAGGGTCTACGCCCAAAATTAGACAGCGTCTTAGTCTGGGGCCCACTAGCCCATGTTAGCTGGCACAGGAATTTGTCTCATTAAATCAGACCTGTGATTTAATCACGCTGGTGTCTTGTTCCTTTTGAAACTTCCGGAGGcttggttttctgtttgttttagtcATTATTGTGTGAAGGTGAATTGTGTACAGCAGAACCTCCGGGTCACAAACTgtctggtcaaccacacaccttatttggaacCTGAAGTATGCagacaggcagcagcagagccccacCACCAAAAAGGGGGGGCAAATACAATACAGTGCTAAacatactaaaaatataaagggaaagtttaaaaatttgacaaggtaagggaattgtttcagtgcttgtttcacataaattaagatagttaaaagcagcattttcttctgcatagtaggACTGTCAATCGATTAAGAAAagaatcacgattaattgcactgttaaacaatgataTACCAT
This window encodes:
- the LOC119566497 gene encoding uncharacterized protein LOC119566497 → MAENIKLRTAEANTQPYLTALYLSSVASVVPSTLSIGDVPDDSGQPQALNCRTDTPAVGGGGVFTAPTPPAAPPQSPPLLRNAHAGLWGSNAEDRGKRLGDVSARRARAAGERSAAGVPSPSTRRSELCRLPTRRGRPPGPRAAGGEPAGAPPGGGAGVLPVEQASPVAEGILRPGRGRAACWVGQRVFHSQGCGLVVAPRHAPSTCATPFWNLPPAKEGEEEQERCQNLPYMGCVGSIYVMASRRSVSAGREWNVTALCPAQRPGNQTVKPGAEED